In the Oncorhynchus nerka isolate Pitt River linkage group LG2, Oner_Uvic_2.0, whole genome shotgun sequence genome, one interval contains:
- the LOC115135908 gene encoding potassium voltage-gated channel subfamily A member 3-like, whose protein sequence is MSVGSGSPRVFGGLARGGALQSDPSIPPVWMTTSTSSDSVKDHGYSKTEMGVISVENMLEESMALSRHLSVDRYEQELGCERVVINISGLRFETQLKTFNQFPKTLLGDRRKRMRYFDPLRNEYFFDRNRPSFDAILYYYQSGGRIRRPVNVPIDIFSEEINFYQLGEEAMEKFREDEGFIKEEERVLPDNEFQKQVWLLFEYPESSGPARGIAIVSVLVILISIVIFCLETLPEFRDDRDPVTVALTVNGTASYHVNPFTDPFFVIETLCIIWFSFELLVRFFACPSKSTFSKNIMNIIDIVAIFPYFITLGTELAEKQGNGQQAMSLAILRVIRLVRVFRIFKLSRHSKGLQILGQTLKASMRELGLLIFFLFIGVILFSSAVYFAEADDPSSSFTSIPDAFWWAVVTMTTVGYGDMHPVTIGGKIVGSLCAIAGVLTIALPVPVIVSNFNYFYHRETDGEEHAQYLHVSSCEHLPSDTDELKRTRSTSSLGKSEYIEEGINSGYKQPNFTNENNQNCVNIKKIFTDV, encoded by the coding sequence ATGAGCGTCGGCTCTGGTTCTCCAAGGGTCTTTGGGGGTTTGGCTAGAGGAGGCGCGTTGCAGTCTGACCCCTCCATACCACCTGTGTGGATGACCACTTCAACTTCATCCGACAGCGTTAAGGATCACGGTTACTCAAAGACGGAGATGGGCGTAATTTCAGTTGAAAACATGTTGGAGGAGTCAATGGCGCTTTCGAGACACCTGTCCGTGGATCGATATGAGCAAGAGCTCGGCTGCGAGAGGGTGGTTATCAACATTTCAGGTTTGCGATTCGAAACTCAACTAAAAACTTTCAATCAGTTTCCCAAAACGTTGCTCGGGGACCGGAGAAAGAGGATGCGTTACTTTGACCCATTGAGAAACGAGTATTTTTTCGATAGAAACCGACCCAGCTTTGATGCCattctctattattaccagtcgGGAGGGCGCATCAGGAGACCTGTTAACGTGCCCATTGACATCTTCTCTGAGGAGATCAATTTCTATCAACTCGGGGAAGAGGCTATGGAAAAATTCCGGGAGGATGAAGGATTCATAAAAGAAGAGGAACGTGTTTTACCAGATAATGAATTCCAAAAGCAGGTTTGGCTTTTGTTTGAGTACCCGGAAAGCTCTGGGCCAGCTAGGGGAATAGCCATAGTCTCCGTGCTTGTCATTTTAATCTCAATTGTTATATTCTGTTTGGAGACCTTGCCTGAGTTTCGGGATGACAGAGACCCTGTCACTGTGGCACTTACCGTCAACGGGACGGCCTCCTACCACGTAAATCCATTCACCGACCCTTTCTTTGTGATAGAGACACTTTGCATAATATGGTTCTCTTTTGAGTTGCTGGTCAGGTTCTTCGCGTGCCCCAGCAAATCCACGTTCTCAAAAAACATAATGAACATCATCGACATTGTCGCCATATTTCCCTACTTTATCACTTTGGGGACAGAACTGGCTGAGAAGCAGGGTAACGGTCAGCAAGCCATGTCCCTGGCCATTCTCAGAGTGATAAGGCTCGTGAGAGTCTTTCGCATTTTCAAGCTCTCCAGGCACTCTAAGGGGCTACAGATTTTAGGGCAGACACTAAAGGCCAGCATGAGGGAACTTGGACTGTTGATATTTTTCCTTTTTATTGGAGTTATCCTTTTCTCAAGTGCTGTTTACTTTGCTGAGGCCGATGACCCGTCATCCAGTTTTACAAGCATCCCAGATGCGTTTTGGTGGGCTGTGGTCACCATGACTACTGTCGGATATGGAGACATGCACCCTGTGACCATTGGTGGCAAAATTGTTGGGTCATTGTGTGCTATTGCCGGAGTGTTAACTATTGCTCTCCCTGTGCCAGTTATTGTCTCGAACTTCAATTACTTTTACCATAGGGAGACTGATGGAGAAGAGCACGCACAGTACTTGCATGTCAGCAGCTGCGAGCACTTACCCTCAGACACAGATGAGCTAAAAAGGACTCGTAGCACCTCATCTCTGGGCAAATCGGAATATATAGAGGAGGGCATCAACAGTGGGTATAAACAGCCCAACTTCACAAATGAGAATAACCAAAACTGCGTGAACATCAAAAAGATATTTACGGATGTGTAA